Proteins found in one Mucilaginibacter gracilis genomic segment:
- a CDS encoding recombinase family protein, whose translation MKIAHLYIRVSTDEQADKGYSQRNQDEMLRKYCQLQSIAVREVIYEDHSAKSFNRPAWQTMLGRLKRQKTSRPDYILFTKWDRFSRNAGDAYQMISLLRGFNIEPQAIEQPLDLSIPENKMMLAFYLAAPEVENDRRALNIFHGLRRAKKEGRWVSSAPVGYINKSHEDGRKYIAVNELQAEIMRWAFTELATGKYPVEQVWKFAKQKGITCGRNNFWNLIRNPVYCGRIVIPAFKDEAVQYAKGQHAPIISEDLFDKVQRVLNKRARPVIQKTVPGRLHLRGFLKCPKCNRMLTGSPSKGNLYYYYYYHCSSACGVRFKAEQVNETFIALLKKHSATEGLISLFKKAVRELIVNNSALQFNQQRIAAKQLEEQQQRVERAKELLIAGYLEGDDYRTIKATAEEKIAALQKVLADVIDPMSILEQRFKNMGKAIGNLAFFYQIASVEHKRKMVGLLFPGNLTYADNGFETVELGNWTRLVFD comes from the coding sequence TCCCAGCGTAACCAGGACGAAATGTTGCGCAAATACTGCCAGTTACAATCCATTGCAGTCAGAGAGGTCATCTATGAGGACCACTCCGCCAAAAGCTTTAATCGCCCGGCCTGGCAAACCATGCTCGGTCGGCTGAAACGTCAAAAAACTAGCCGTCCTGATTACATTCTATTTACCAAGTGGGACCGGTTTAGCCGGAACGCCGGGGATGCTTACCAAATGATCAGCCTATTGCGTGGTTTTAATATTGAGCCCCAAGCTATTGAGCAGCCGCTTGACCTGAGCATTCCTGAAAATAAAATGATGCTGGCCTTTTACCTGGCAGCGCCTGAAGTTGAAAATGATCGCCGCGCGCTTAACATCTTTCATGGTTTGCGCCGTGCTAAAAAAGAGGGGCGCTGGGTATCTTCGGCACCTGTGGGTTATATCAACAAATCTCATGAAGACGGCAGAAAGTATATCGCCGTCAACGAGTTGCAGGCTGAAATTATGCGCTGGGCTTTTACAGAATTAGCTACCGGCAAATACCCGGTTGAACAAGTATGGAAATTCGCTAAACAAAAAGGCATTACTTGTGGCCGTAATAATTTCTGGAACCTGATCCGTAACCCGGTTTATTGCGGACGGATTGTGATACCGGCCTTTAAAGATGAAGCGGTGCAATACGCCAAAGGACAACACGCGCCTATTATCAGCGAAGACCTGTTCGATAAAGTGCAGCGGGTATTGAATAAACGCGCCCGCCCGGTCATTCAAAAAACAGTGCCTGGACGTTTGCACCTAAGGGGCTTTTTGAAATGTCCGAAATGTAACCGCATGTTGACTGGCAGCCCGTCTAAAGGAAACCTATACTATTATTACTATTACCATTGCTCCTCTGCCTGCGGGGTTCGCTTTAAAGCAGAACAAGTCAACGAAACTTTTATCGCGTTATTAAAAAAACATTCCGCAACCGAAGGACTTATCAGTTTATTTAAAAAGGCTGTGCGTGAACTAATCGTTAATAACAGCGCGTTGCAATTCAACCAGCAAAGAATTGCGGCTAAGCAATTAGAAGAACAGCAACAGCGGGTTGAACGGGCTAAAGAACTGCTCATTGCCGGTTACCTGGAAGGTGATGATTACCGCACCATTAAAGCTACTGCCGAAGAAAAGATTGCTGCATTACAAAAAGTATTGGCTGACGTTATAGATCCGATGTCCATCTTGGAGCAGCGGTTTAAGAATATGGGTAAAGCCATAGGCAACCTGGCTTTTTTTTATCAGATAGCGTCGGTGGAGCATAAACGTAAAATGGTTGGTTTATTATTTCCTGGTAATCTTACATATGCTGATAATGGTTTTGAAACTGTGGAATTAGGCAATTGGACCAGGCTTGTTTTTGATTAA
- a CDS encoding (Fe-S)-binding protein: MMSQLVFILILGAAIYLFGKNAAKIRRNILLGRDTNRSDNPALRWKTMAKIALGQTKMVKRPVAAVLHFFIYVGFIIINLEVMEIMIDGVFGSHRVFSKPLGGLYNLLIGSFEVLALLVLVACVCFLCRRNILKLKRFSGVEMKTWPKSDANYILIIEILLMSAFLTMNAADHKLQILNFGHYIQAGSFPVSSFLNPLLPESTHSLEMIERGCWWFHIIGILAFLNYLPYSKHFHIMLAFPNTYYSNLNPKGKFTNMASVTGEVKAMLDPTFVPEPAGEAGKFGAKDVTDLTWKNLMEAYTCTECGRCTSVCPANITGKLLSPRKIMMDTRDRITEVGNNIDQQGKDFKDEKSLLDTYISREEIWACTTCNACVEACPVNINPLDIITQLRQYVVMEESQAPASLNNMFGNVENNGAPWKYSNADRLNWANNS, translated from the coding sequence ATGATGTCACAACTTGTTTTTATACTCATACTCGGTGCTGCTATTTACCTTTTTGGTAAAAATGCCGCTAAAATAAGGCGCAATATCTTGCTCGGGCGTGATACTAATCGGTCCGATAATCCTGCTCTTCGCTGGAAAACGATGGCGAAAATTGCTTTGGGTCAAACTAAAATGGTTAAGCGCCCAGTTGCCGCCGTACTCCATTTTTTTATTTATGTGGGCTTCATTATTATCAACCTGGAAGTAATGGAGATCATGATCGACGGGGTATTTGGTTCGCACCGCGTATTTTCAAAACCTTTGGGTGGCTTGTATAATCTGCTAATTGGCTCGTTCGAGGTACTGGCGTTGTTGGTTTTGGTGGCCTGTGTTTGTTTCCTTTGCAGGCGCAACATCCTCAAGTTAAAACGTTTTTCGGGCGTGGAAATGAAAACATGGCCTAAAAGCGATGCCAATTATATCCTCATCATCGAAATATTGTTGATGTCGGCTTTTCTTACCATGAATGCTGCCGATCATAAATTGCAAATCTTAAACTTTGGCCATTATATTCAAGCGGGTAGTTTCCCGGTAAGCAGTTTTTTAAATCCGCTTTTGCCTGAAAGTACGCATTCGCTCGAAATGATTGAACGTGGTTGCTGGTGGTTTCACATTATTGGCATATTGGCGTTTTTAAATTACTTGCCTTACTCCAAGCATTTTCATATTATGCTGGCGTTCCCAAATACCTATTACTCAAACTTAAACCCAAAAGGAAAATTTACCAATATGGCTTCGGTAACGGGCGAGGTAAAGGCAATGCTCGATCCTACCTTTGTGCCCGAACCCGCAGGCGAGGCTGGAAAATTTGGCGCTAAAGATGTAACCGACCTGACTTGGAAAAACCTGATGGAGGCTTATACCTGCACCGAATGCGGGCGTTGCACATCTGTTTGCCCGGCTAATATAACCGGCAAATTGCTTTCACCACGCAAAATAATGATGGACACCCGCGATCGTATCACCGAAGTGGGGAATAATATTGACCAACAAGGAAAGGACTTTAAAGACGAAAAATCTTTGCTTGATACTTACATCAGCCGCGAAGAGATATGGGCCTGCACAACGTGTAATGCCTGCGTAGAGGCTTGCCCGGTAAACATTAACCCGCTTGATATTATTACCCAACTACGCCAATATGTTGTGATGGAAGAATCACAGGCTCCGGCAAGTTTGAACAATATGTTTGGCAACGTAGAAAACAATGGCGCGCCCTGGAAATATTCAAACGCCGACAGGTTGAACTGGGCGAACAATAGTTAA
- a CDS encoding DUF2750 domain-containing protein, which yields MLQDTAAAEQKYKLFIERVAATKLVWGLMNKQGWANSTVNDDDETDVIPFWSDRAFAKACARDDWRGYTATEIPLAEFLENWCIGMDENDTLVGTNWDANMFGQEIEPLQVAFDILTRLKAINTSIKFRDYSSVDEFLTEISE from the coding sequence ATGTTACAGGACACAGCGGCTGCCGAACAAAAATACAAGCTATTTATAGAAAGAGTAGCTGCAACAAAATTGGTTTGGGGCCTGATGAATAAACAAGGATGGGCAAATTCAACTGTTAATGATGACGATGAAACTGATGTTATCCCATTTTGGTCGGACAGGGCATTTGCCAAAGCTTGCGCCCGCGACGATTGGCGCGGTTATACAGCTACCGAAATTCCGTTAGCCGAATTTTTAGAAAACTGGTGCATTGGCATGGATGAGAACGACACTTTAGTTGGCACCAATTGGGATGCGAATATGTTTGGCCAGGAAATTGAACCCCTGCAAGTGGCATTTGATATTTTAACCCGTTTAAAAGCCATCAATACAAGCATTAAGTTTAGGGACTATAGCAGCGTAGATGAATTTTTAACCGAGATAAGCGAGTAA
- a CDS encoding (Fe-S)-binding protein — MQQIPTMAAMIAEGKEPEILFWVGCAGSFDERAQKITLSICKILQHVGISYAVLGTEESCTGDPAKRAGNEFLFQMQAMVNIETLNAYNVKKIVTGCPHCFNTIKNEYPGLGGTYEVIHHTQLIQQLIDEGKLKAEGGESFKGKKITYHDPCYLGRGNGVYEAPRKALEILDTELVEMKRCRSNGLCCGAGGAQMFKEPEKGNKDINVERIQDVIDTNATVVAAACPFCMTMLRDGVKHFEKEQEIQVLDIAEITVRANGL, encoded by the coding sequence ATGCAGCAAATACCAACAATGGCCGCCATGATAGCTGAAGGCAAAGAACCCGAAATTTTATTTTGGGTAGGTTGTGCAGGCAGTTTTGATGAGCGTGCCCAAAAAATCACCCTCTCTATTTGTAAAATACTGCAACATGTGGGCATTAGCTATGCCGTATTAGGCACCGAAGAAAGCTGTACCGGCGACCCTGCAAAGCGTGCCGGTAACGAGTTTTTGTTTCAAATGCAGGCTATGGTTAACATTGAAACGCTTAATGCCTACAACGTAAAAAAAATAGTTACAGGTTGCCCGCATTGTTTCAACACTATAAAAAACGAATATCCGGGCCTGGGCGGTACTTACGAAGTGATACACCACACCCAACTGATACAGCAACTAATTGATGAAGGCAAACTGAAAGCCGAAGGCGGCGAAAGCTTTAAGGGCAAAAAAATAACCTATCATGATCCTTGCTATCTGGGCCGCGGTAACGGCGTTTACGAGGCACCACGCAAAGCTTTGGAGATTTTAGATACCGAATTGGTTGAAATGAAACGCTGCCGCTCAAATGGCCTGTGCTGTGGCGCAGGTGGCGCACAAATGTTTAAAGAGCCCGAGAAAGGCAACAAAGACATTAATGTGGAACGTATACAAGATGTTATTGATACCAATGCCACTGTTGTTGCCGCCGCCTGTCCGTTTTGCATGACCATGCTTCGCGACGGGGTAAAGCACTTTGAAAAAGAACAAGAGATACAGGTGCTTGATATTGCCGAAATTACTGTGCGCGCCAATGGCCTGTAA
- a CDS encoding response regulator transcription factor, with the protein MVQIFLVEDEERVAAFIEKALRENNYEVDISGDGAEAIRQFANKPYDVVILDVNLPYLNGIEVCRYIRQKDKNIPILMLTALDSINDKVNGLNTGADDYMVKPFHFKELIARIEALLRRKNTDTNPLITLGDLTLDTNSNTVERAGHKITLTTKEYALLELLMRNSNKILSRQIIAEKVWGIEFDTGTNVVDVYVNYLRNKVEKGFATKHIHTVVGKGYIFKV; encoded by the coding sequence ATGGTACAAATTTTTTTAGTTGAAGATGAAGAACGGGTGGCTGCTTTTATTGAAAAAGCACTGCGGGAAAACAACTATGAGGTAGATATTAGCGGCGATGGTGCCGAAGCTATCAGGCAATTTGCAAACAAGCCTTACGATGTGGTTATACTCGATGTAAATCTGCCCTATTTAAACGGCATTGAAGTGTGCCGCTACATCCGCCAAAAAGATAAAAACATCCCCATATTAATGCTTACCGCTTTAGACAGCATTAATGATAAAGTAAACGGCTTAAATACCGGTGCCGACGATTATATGGTGAAGCCCTTCCACTTTAAGGAGTTGATTGCGCGCATTGAGGCTTTGTTACGCCGAAAAAATACAGACACTAATCCGCTTATTACACTGGGCGATTTAACTTTAGATACCAACAGCAATACCGTTGAGCGCGCAGGCCACAAAATAACGCTCACCACAAAAGAGTATGCACTGCTTGAACTTTTAATGCGCAACAGCAACAAAATACTATCAAGGCAAATTATTGCCGAAAAGGTATGGGGCATTGAATTTGATACCGGCACCAACGTGGTTGATGTATATGTTAACTACCTGCGCAACAAGGTTGAAAAAGGCTTTGCTACCAAACACATCCACACCGTAGTGGGTAAAGGCTATATATTTAAAGTTTAG
- a CDS encoding sensor histidine kinase translates to MKIKNRLSLYFALIGSGVLLVVLFSIYFSFYSFIRADFYTHLKDRADVAAQLYLEADEITPDSLSQVRKRYLKNLPGEVVRLYDSRNSAAFIPDVQQSWDNKTIEAVRKRGYLQYYNLNRQVVGIYYKDNQGNFVILVSATDIEGYHRLEIMLNTIIVLFFVVGAMLFLMSRWLAEKALSPINKVVDQMQLIKATNLNVRVDEGNGKDELSELARNFNRLLAHLENAFELQKTYVANASHELRTPITSIIGEVEFALSKERTLLENEKTLQLVLEESERLRDTISGLMELAQVDMDYTAAELTPVRMDELLWDIHEFWTNKYGFDSFKVNILNLPSDQSLLNIAANRQLMFIALNNLIGNAFKFSDQKTVTCNFYADQFLIRLQVIDSGIGIPDEDISKVLKSFYRSYNARNFAGTGIGLFVTQKIVQLFNGTLHIQSAEGSGTTITTEFLHHS, encoded by the coding sequence GTGAAAATAAAAAACAGGCTTTCGCTTTATTTTGCTTTAATAGGCTCCGGCGTATTACTGGTTGTGCTTTTTTCAATCTACTTTTCGTTTTACTCGTTTATACGGGCCGATTTTTATACCCATTTAAAAGACCGTGCCGATGTAGCCGCACAGCTTTACCTGGAAGCCGATGAAATTACGCCCGACTCGTTAAGCCAGGTACGCAAACGGTACCTTAAAAATCTGCCAGGCGAAGTAGTACGCTTGTATGATAGCCGTAACAGCGCAGCCTTTATCCCCGATGTGCAGCAATCGTGGGATAATAAAACTATTGAAGCCGTGAGGAAACGCGGTTATCTGCAATACTATAATCTCAACCGGCAAGTAGTTGGAATATATTACAAAGATAACCAGGGTAATTTCGTTATCCTCGTTTCGGCAACAGATATAGAAGGTTATCACCGTTTGGAAATCATGCTCAACACCATTATCGTTCTGTTTTTTGTGGTGGGTGCAATGCTATTTTTAATGAGCAGGTGGCTGGCCGAAAAAGCGCTTTCGCCGATAAATAAAGTTGTTGACCAAATGCAGCTTATTAAAGCCACTAACTTAAATGTGCGGGTTGACGAAGGTAACGGCAAAGACGAATTAAGCGAACTTGCTCGTAACTTTAACCGCCTGCTGGCACATCTGGAAAACGCTTTTGAGCTACAAAAAACGTATGTAGCCAATGCTTCGCACGAATTACGCACACCCATAACCAGCATTATTGGCGAAGTGGAATTTGCACTTAGCAAAGAGCGGACTTTGTTAGAAAATGAAAAAACCCTGCAGTTGGTGTTAGAGGAATCGGAAAGGTTAAGAGATACCATATCCGGCTTAATGGAACTGGCTCAGGTTGATATGGATTATACAGCCGCAGAGCTAACGCCGGTACGAATGGACGAGCTTTTGTGGGATATACATGAATTTTGGACAAATAAGTACGGGTTCGATTCGTTTAAGGTGAACATCTTAAACCTACCTTCAGATCAATCGCTATTAAACATTGCTGCAAACAGGCAACTCATGTTTATTGCGTTAAACAACCTCATAGGCAATGCCTTCAAATTTTCCGACCAAAAAACCGTAACCTGTAATTTTTATGCCGACCAGTTTTTAATACGTTTACAGGTTATCGATTCGGGCATTGGCATACCGGATGAAGATATCAGTAAAGTTTTAAAATCGTTTTATCGTAGTTATAACGCCCGCAATTTTGCCGGCACCGGCATAGGCTTGTTTGTTACCCAAAAAATAGTGCAACTATTTAACGGCACGCTTCACATCCAATCTGCCGAAGGTTCCGGAACCACAATTACCACAGAATTTTTACATCATAGTTAA
- a CDS encoding TolC family protein → MRLRSAVTFLFCIPIFTAAAQTDTLRLNFQDAEKQFLQNNFALLAQKYNVESTNALVAQAKLWDNPVLSTDQNIYDGGSKKFFYHNSDLGLGQVYLQLSQVFTTAGKRGKQVQIAKDNAKVQEAEFNDLMRNLRYNLLLDFSQLSTLLEQAKVYQNEITSAQSLVDAIQKSFTAGNTSMKDLIRLKALLFGLQNDMVENSRQINDLQTELKTLIQAPATAFVFPLINNASNKSVDLNVSALIEQAKTNRADYLSNQYQLTSAQHNLAYQKALAVPDVTIGASYDKNSSYAQNYYGLQIGLPLPFFNRNQGNIKSARYSMMSQENTLKDNESKLKNDVVAAVNQYQLNQQLFSTQQLEFNQQYDLLFTNMLKSFKERQISLIEFVDFFDTYKDTKLKILQQQYNLQKAIADLNFATGTTVIKP, encoded by the coding sequence ATGCGATTGAGATCTGCTGTAACGTTTTTATTCTGTATACCCATATTTACCGCCGCGGCACAAACAGATACCCTCCGGTTAAACTTTCAGGATGCCGAAAAGCAATTCCTACAAAACAACTTCGCCCTGCTGGCGCAAAAATACAATGTCGAATCAACTAACGCGCTGGTAGCACAGGCCAAACTTTGGGATAACCCCGTTTTAAGTACCGACCAAAATATTTACGATGGCGGCAGCAAAAAGTTTTTTTACCACAACTCCGATTTAGGACTGGGGCAGGTGTACCTGCAACTAAGCCAGGTTTTCACCACCGCAGGCAAACGTGGCAAACAAGTACAAATAGCTAAAGATAATGCCAAAGTACAGGAAGCCGAGTTTAACGATTTGATGCGCAACCTGCGTTATAACCTGTTGCTTGATTTTAGCCAGCTATCAACCCTGTTGGAGCAGGCAAAGGTTTATCAAAACGAAATTACATCGGCACAAAGCCTGGTAGATGCTATTCAAAAATCGTTTACTGCCGGTAACACGTCTATGAAAGATCTGATACGCCTCAAAGCCTTATTATTTGGTTTGCAGAATGATATGGTTGAAAACAGCCGACAAATAAACGACCTGCAAACCGAATTAAAAACATTGATACAAGCACCGGCAACGGCCTTTGTTTTCCCGCTTATTAATAATGCAAGCAATAAAAGTGTTGATTTGAATGTAAGCGCGTTGATAGAACAAGCCAAAACAAACCGTGCCGACTACCTATCCAACCAGTACCAATTAACTTCGGCGCAACATAACCTCGCCTATCAAAAGGCGCTTGCTGTGCCCGATGTTACCATAGGTGCATCGTATGATAAAAACAGCAGTTACGCCCAAAACTATTACGGCCTGCAAATTGGCTTACCGTTGCCATTTTTTAACCGCAACCAGGGTAACATCAAATCGGCCAGGTATAGTATGATGAGCCAGGAAAACACCCTGAAGGATAATGAAAGCAAACTAAAAAATGATGTAGTTGCGGCGGTTAACCAATACCAGTTAAACCAGCAACTGTTTTCGACACAGCAGCTCGAATTTAACCAACAGTACGATTTGCTGTTTACCAACATGCTTAAAAGCTTTAAAGAACGCCAGATAAGCCTGATAGAATTTGTTGATTTTTTTGATACTTATAAAGATACCAAGCTCAAAATACTGCAACAGCAATACAACCTTCAAAAAGCAATTGCCGATTTAAATTTTGCAACCGGCACAACCGTAATTAAACCTTAA
- a CDS encoding efflux RND transporter periplasmic adaptor subunit: MMMKTKLILPGLFASIFFVACKDNKPQATESKQVCISDSLAKMITVDTAKTTSMKDELNLSGEVSNDDNNVVKVFPFSSGQVIDVKVSLGDKVSKGQTLAMMRSADIAGNYTDLSSTQSDVAVTKRQLEQAEYLYKNGIASERDYTEAKENYNKAVAANNKVKSQLTINGGGNTAANGMLIIKAPQNGYIVEKNITSGSFIRQDNNGSMFTISNMKDVWIWANVFESDISKVKVGYTAKVTTLAYPDKVFMGKVNEVSSVLDPDNKVMKIKIALPNPDMLLKPQMFTNVTITNNENKQSVAIPAKAIVFDNSKNFVVVYNSKCDLKVREVSVIKTVDDVTYIASGLNPGDKVISKNQLLLYDALTAD, translated from the coding sequence ATGATGATGAAAACAAAACTAATATTGCCTGGCCTTTTTGCCTCAATATTTTTTGTGGCCTGTAAAGATAACAAACCACAAGCTACCGAAAGTAAGCAGGTATGCATCAGCGATTCGCTGGCCAAAATGATAACGGTTGATACGGCAAAAACCACGTCGATGAAAGATGAACTCAATTTATCGGGCGAGGTTTCTAACGACGATAATAACGTGGTAAAAGTATTTCCGTTTAGTAGCGGGCAGGTTATTGATGTAAAAGTATCGCTTGGCGACAAGGTGAGCAAAGGCCAAACTCTGGCCATGATGCGCAGCGCCGATATTGCAGGCAACTACACCGATCTATCTTCAACACAATCAGACGTGGCGGTAACAAAGCGGCAACTGGAACAGGCAGAATACCTGTATAAAAATGGCATAGCGAGCGAAAGGGATTACACCGAGGCTAAAGAAAATTATAACAAAGCCGTAGCGGCTAACAACAAAGTAAAGTCGCAACTCACCATTAACGGTGGTGGTAATACCGCTGCAAATGGCATGCTAATTATTAAAGCACCTCAAAATGGCTACATTGTCGAAAAAAACATCACATCGGGTAGCTTTATCCGTCAGGATAATAACGGGAGCATGTTCACAATTTCGAACATGAAAGATGTTTGGATATGGGCCAACGTTTTTGAATCGGACATAAGCAAGGTTAAGGTTGGTTATACTGCCAAAGTTACCACGCTGGCTTATCCCGATAAGGTATTTATGGGCAAGGTTAACGAAGTAAGTTCTGTTTTAGACCCCGATAACAAGGTAATGAAAATAAAAATTGCACTGCCTAACCCTGATATGCTTTTAAAACCGCAAATGTTTACCAACGTAACCATTACCAATAACGAGAACAAGCAATCGGTAGCAATACCGGCTAAAGCTATTGTTTTTGATAATAGCAAAAATTTTGTGGTAGTGTACAACAGCAAGTGCGATTTAAAAGTGCGCGAGGTAAGCGTAATAAAAACCGTTGACGATGTTACTTACATTGCTTCGGGTTTAAACCCAGGCGATAAAGTGATCTCAAAAAATCAACTATTGCTTTACGACGCCTTAACTGCTGATTAA